Proteins encoded together in one Apis cerana isolate GH-2021 linkage group LG4, AcerK_1.0, whole genome shotgun sequence window:
- the LOC108003194 gene encoding viral IAP-associated factor homolog: MQDPNEDTEWNDILRKKGIIPEKPKEVTEEQIVDIVENTINEKTGRAPNDLENKTLDELDELEDEEDEKVLLEYRRKRIAEMKELANKSKYGEVKEISAEDYVQEVNNAGDDIWVILHLYKSGIPLCTLINQHLINLAKKFPTTKFLKSISTTCIPNWPDSNLPTIFIYHNGNMVKQIIGPIELRGMKLTEAELEWMLGQAEAIPTKITKDPKPKIRDVLFSSLRHENDDVADSNDW, translated from the exons atg caaGATCCAAATGAAGATACAGAATGGAATGACATTCtcagaaagaaaggaattatACCTGAGAAACCTAAAGAAGTTACAGAAGAACAAATAGTTGATATTGTGGAAAATAccataaatgaaaaaactgGACGTg ctccCAATGATTTAGAAAACAAAACATTGGATGAATTGGATGAATTGGAGGatgaagaagatgaaaaagttttattagaatatcggagaaaaagaatagcagaaatgaaagaattagCTAACAAATCTAAATATGGTGAAGTTAAAGAAATATCAGCAGAAGATTATGTTCAAGAAGTAAATAATGCAGGGGATGATATTTGGGTTATACTTCATTTGTATAAATCTGg cattcCACTTTGCACATTAATAAATCAGCATTTAATTAACTtagcaaaaaaatttcctacaaccaaatttttgaaaagtatttCTACTACTTGCATTCCCAACTGGCCAGATAGCAATCTTCctacaatttttatctatcataATGGAAATATGGTGAAACAAATTATTGGACCAATAGAATTAAGAGGCATGAAACTAACTGAAGCAG aactGGAATGGATGTTAGGACAAGCAGAAGCTATACCAACAAAAATTACCAAAGATCCAAAACCAAAAATCAGAgatgtattattttcttcattaagaCATGAAAATGATGATGTTGCTGACAGTAATGattggtaa
- the LOC107995681 gene encoding uncharacterized protein LOC107995681, which produces MEFSNLMHLLNNRDVTFFPMTPPKKKNRKLTKINTVVLSLPLSDARIINLVLLVLGTSLNLLIILIIVCVPSARTSKNFYIVSLACSSMIILIEPLEEILKWFFDVNMKLNMDYVCIINFDISIITIVVLKFVQYVSIFRNQISFGHVLLKKYTTVKGILLIWSSCIISLAISLHIYDYFEEDMPDIYICITIMFITMPLIISASIDALIIYELKILKKIEGSWRMNELRHYIMLVVITIAFILIRIPYRLARAINFLEPKASCCTDDKREVLYFMAKMYPFVFSLIYISLSNEFHEIIMTILKNGCQKFPREIRISSNDNVIV; this is translated from the exons atggaattttcgaatttgatGCATCTTCTAAACAACAGGGATGTCACGTTCTTTCCAATGACACctccaaagaagaaaaatcgaaaattaacgaaaattaaCACGGTTGTACTGAGCCTACCATTGTCCGATGCACGCATCATCAATCTGGTTCTACTCGTTCTGGGCACCAGTTTAAACCTTTTGATCATTTTGATAATCGTTTGTGTACCTTCCGCGAGGACATCCAAGAATTTCTACATCGTCAGCCTAGCCTGCTCGAGcatgattatattaatcgaACCTCtggaagaaatattgaaatggtTCTTCGACGTGAATATGAAACTGAATATGGATTACGTGTGTATAATCAACTTCGACATTTCCATTATCACGATCGTCGTTTTGAAGTTCGTGCAATACGTTAGCATCTTTCGGAATCAAATATCGTTTGGCCACGTATTGTTGAAGAAGTATACAACCGTGAAAGGCATTCTGTTGATTTGGTCTTCGTGCATTATTTCACTCGCTATTTCCCTTCATATATACGATTATTTCGAGGAAGATATGCCGGATATTTACATATGCATCACGATCATGTTCATTACCATGCCGTTGATCATATCCGCGTCCATAGACGCGTTGATCATTTACGAATtgaagatattgaaaaaaatcgaaggatCGTGGAGGATGAACGAGTTGAGGCACTATATTATGTTGG TGGTAATCACAATCGCTTTTATCCTGATACGAATACCGTATCGATTGGCTAGAGCGATCAATTTCTTAGAGCCTAAGGCATCGTGCTGCACAGACGATAAAAGAGAGGTGCTCTATTTCATGGCCAAGATGTATCCCTTCGTCTTCTCGCTCATTTATATCTCGTTATCGAATGAATTTCACGAAATCATAATG ACGATTCTAAAAAACGGGTGTCAAAAATTTCCTAGAGAAATTCGAATATCTTCCAATGATAACGTAAttgtatga